The Thermococcus peptonophilus genomic sequence TTAACCCTTATGAGTATGTATCTAATGGCAACCAGGTATGGGGCTAATAACGGGCTTATCCCCCTCGATAAAAAGGAAATGAAGTGGCTCCATGAGGGTATAGAGAAGATGTCAAAAAAAGCTGGAATGAGAGTTCCAGTAGTGTACCTTCAGGATGACTACATCCCCAATGCATACTCTTTCGGTAGAAATATCGTCCTCTCACTGGGGCTTTTTGAGGTTCTGGATGATGATGAAATCCTGGCAGTTGCCGCACATGAGCTCGGCCACATAAAGAACGGGGACACAAAGCTGTTTCCAATGGTTACATACGGCCGGTATCTAATGCTCATAACAACCGTCCTGCTGATACTCGGCGGAAACCTAGCCGTCAGGATAGTTGCTCCCTTCCTGTACATTTCCTACGAGGCTTCGAGAATAAGCCTCATGAAGAAGAGAGAGTTCATGGCCGACGACACTGCACTGAGGCTGCTACCTACCCCAATGAGTCTCAAAAGGGCGCTTGAGGAGCTGAAATACTACGAAGACCTGAGGACGAGTGTAAAGATCAACGCCCTGCCGAGCATTGAACCCAGTATAGAGAG encodes the following:
- a CDS encoding M48 family metallopeptidase; this translates as MIPLIVALEVLLLYISLGTVGIAATILATLTLMSMYLMATRYGANNGLIPLDKKEMKWLHEGIEKMSKKAGMRVPVVYLQDDYIPNAYSFGRNIVLSLGLFEVLDDDEILAVAAHELGHIKNGDTKLFPMVTYGRYLMLITTVLLILGGNLAVRIVAPFLYISYEASRISLMKKREFMADDTALRLLPTPMSLKRALEELKYYEDLRTSVKINALPSIEPSIERDPGTKRVSFVETHPSYEERIMRITMYITNLNKRIQ